From Streptomyces sp. CMB-StM0423, a single genomic window includes:
- a CDS encoding transglycosylase domain-containing protein has protein sequence MSEHRRKPPNSGRGGGRHGAHSGRRGTPGADGGATAGRRAAGGGGGRRRAPDGNTAYGAGAGAGAAAGAAAGAAGHGRSHSAAGGYDGPRRRRRPEPPPRKRFIDYPRSNHTGLRRWLPSWKQVMGMCVLGVGLLVGLFFLGYMLVEVPSVAAAAKAQNNVYYWSDGTQMATYGGEKNRQIVDLEDIPKEMQNAVIAAENATFYSDPGIDPKGIVRAMFNMAAGGSTQSGSTITQQYVKNARLDDQSQTISRKVQELFISIKVGAKVDKNEILAGYLNTAYYGRGAYGIQAAAQAYFRVDAENLKPDQSAFLAAVLKGPDLYDPQGGSVPGASPEDNRKRAEERWRWILDRQMEVEMDGQKMMSPAERAKYEKFPEIAKYNPSAGLTGQKGYLIETANRYVLKNSNIGKEELERGGYRIYTTFDRKKVAQMEKAVNDARKEYLDPKNRDKDKYVQFGGASVDPTSGKIVALYGGEGFDQDHFTNNADTLGVPVGSTWKPFVLASAFENGTYRSEGQPISPESKYNGNNKIIIRDQNGDPMPGPDGEDFRQANESDYPYGYVTLEKAMGLSINSPFVQLGVDVGLSNVQKTAASAGILDESMPKTQDLDASFSLGTSTPSAIRMASAYATFAASGEHIEPYSVTKVIKEGKELKGYDDHPTERGMDANVADNVTKILNEQVVNGEYGELGEGTGAAAKDLGRPAAGKTGTTDENKSAWWVGYTPQLSTAVTLFRTDPRSEKQELLSMNGTGGFDSIHGGQIPTEIWTNYMKEALKGEDPVEFPVPDPLGDIVDGGGVPTPSETAIEPEPTGTQPTEEPDDPTSSPPPSTSPPPSQTCEPWDMECQSGGATNGGDPGGETTGETTTGETTGETTTGETTGETTNGGQPNGGANGNAGSDGGGDDGGGLIP, from the coding sequence ATGAGCGAGCACCGTCGCAAGCCGCCGAACAGCGGCCGCGGAGGAGGCCGTCACGGCGCGCACTCCGGCCGCCGCGGGACGCCCGGCGCGGACGGGGGCGCCACGGCCGGCCGCCGGGCCGCCGGCGGCGGCGGTGGCAGAAGGAGAGCCCCCGACGGGAATACCGCCTACGGCGCAGGCGCCGGGGCGGGCGCCGCCGCGGGCGCGGCGGCCGGAGCGGCCGGACACGGCCGCAGCCACTCCGCCGCCGGCGGCTACGACGGCCCGCGCCGCAGGCGCCGCCCCGAGCCGCCGCCGCGGAAGCGGTTCATCGACTACCCCCGCTCCAACCACACCGGCCTGCGCCGCTGGCTCCCCTCCTGGAAGCAGGTCATGGGGATGTGCGTGCTCGGCGTCGGGCTGCTCGTCGGCCTGTTCTTCCTCGGCTACATGCTGGTGGAGGTCCCCAGCGTCGCCGCCGCCGCCAAGGCGCAGAACAACGTCTACTACTGGTCCGACGGCACCCAGATGGCCACGTACGGCGGTGAGAAGAACCGCCAGATCGTCGATCTGGAGGACATCCCGAAGGAGATGCAGAACGCGGTCATCGCCGCGGAGAACGCGACCTTCTACTCCGACCCCGGCATCGACCCCAAGGGCATCGTCCGCGCCATGTTCAACATGGCCGCCGGCGGGTCCACCCAGAGCGGTTCGACCATCACCCAGCAGTACGTCAAGAACGCCCGTCTCGACGACCAGTCGCAGACCATCTCCCGCAAGGTGCAGGAGCTGTTCATCTCCATCAAGGTGGGCGCGAAGGTCGACAAGAACGAGATCCTCGCCGGGTACCTCAACACCGCGTACTACGGCCGCGGCGCCTACGGCATCCAGGCCGCCGCCCAGGCGTACTTCCGCGTCGACGCCGAGAACCTCAAGCCCGACCAGTCCGCCTTCCTCGCCGCCGTCCTCAAGGGCCCCGACCTCTACGACCCCCAGGGCGGCTCCGTCCCGGGCGCCTCGCCGGAGGACAACCGGAAGCGCGCCGAGGAGCGCTGGAGGTGGATCCTCGACCGGCAGATGGAGGTCGAGATGGACGGCCAGAAGATGATGTCGCCGGCCGAGCGGGCCAAGTACGAGAAGTTCCCCGAGATCGCGAAGTACAACCCCAGCGCGGGTCTGACGGGCCAGAAGGGCTATCTCATCGAGACGGCCAACCGGTACGTGCTGAAGAACTCCAACATCGGCAAGGAAGAGCTGGAGCGCGGCGGCTACCGCATCTACACGACCTTCGACAGGAAGAAGGTCGCGCAGATGGAGAAGGCGGTCAACGACGCCCGCAAGGAGTACCTCGACCCGAAGAACCGGGACAAGGACAAGTACGTCCAGTTCGGCGGGGCCTCGGTCGATCCGACGTCGGGGAAGATCGTCGCCCTCTACGGCGGCGAGGGCTTCGACCAGGACCACTTCACCAACAACGCCGACACCCTCGGCGTGCCCGTGGGCTCCACCTGGAAGCCGTTCGTCCTCGCGTCCGCCTTCGAGAACGGCACGTACCGCAGCGAGGGCCAGCCGATCTCGCCCGAGAGCAAGTACAACGGCAACAACAAGATCATTATCCGGGACCAGAACGGCGACCCCATGCCCGGCCCGGACGGTGAGGACTTCAGACAGGCCAACGAGAGCGACTACCCGTACGGCTACGTGACGCTGGAGAAGGCGATGGGGCTCTCCATCAACTCCCCCTTCGTCCAGCTCGGCGTCGACGTCGGTCTGTCGAACGTCCAGAAGACCGCCGCCTCGGCCGGCATCCTCGACGAGTCGATGCCGAAGACCCAGGACCTCGACGCCTCGTTCTCGCTCGGTACGTCCACCCCCAGCGCCATTCGCATGGCCAGCGCCTACGCGACCTTCGCCGCCTCCGGTGAGCACATCGAGCCGTACTCGGTCACGAAGGTGATCAAGGAGGGCAAGGAACTGAAGGGGTACGACGACCACCCGACCGAGCGCGGCATGGACGCCAACGTCGCCGACAACGTCACCAAGATCCTCAACGAGCAGGTGGTGAACGGCGAATACGGCGAGCTGGGCGAGGGCACCGGCGCCGCCGCCAAGGACCTGGGGCGCCCCGCGGCCGGCAAGACCGGTACCACCGACGAGAACAAATCCGCGTGGTGGGTCGGCTACACCCCACAGTTGTCCACGGCGGTCACCCTCTTCCGTACCGACCCGCGGAGCGAGAAGCAGGAACTCCTCTCGATGAACGGGACCGGCGGCTTCGACTCCATCCACGGTGGCCAGATCCCGACCGAGATCTGGACCAACTACATGAAGGAAGCTCTCAAGGGCGAGGACCCCGTGGAGTTCCCCGTCCCCGACCCGCTCGGCGACATCGTCGACGGCGGTGGCGTTCCGACGCCCAGCGAGACGGCGATCGAGCCCGAGCCGACCGGGACCCAGCCCACCGAGGAGCCGGACGACCCCACCAGCAGCCCGCCGCCCTCGACCTCGCCCCCGCCCAGCCAGACGTGCGAGCCGTGGGACATGGAGTGCCAGTCCGGCGGCGCCACCAACGGCGGTGATCCCGGCGGCGAGACGACCGGGGAGACCACCACAGGTGAGACGACCGGAGAAACGACCACCGGGGAGACGACCGGAGAGACCACCAACGGCGGCCAGCCCAACGGCGGCGCCAACGGCAACGCCGGATCGGACGGCGGCGGCGACGACGGCGGAGGACTGATCCCATGA
- a CDS encoding glycosyltransferase family 87 protein: MTSVDHDPARRPAAAPAPDEPPVAPTRHDEIAARGSEVLGGPLGRRALLGGSWWTPVRVIALVAIGMFALGMVQKYPCYDGAWFSGANAQYTRACYSDIPHLYQGRGFADDLTPYFDRIPPEASGGMEFLEYPVLTGLFMEVASWLTPGGDDLVHREQVYWLVNAGMLMICVAIVAVCVARTHRRRPWDALLVALAPALALTATINWDLLAVALTAAAMLAWSRSRPVAAGVLLGLATAAKLYPVLLLWPLLLLCLRAGRLRQFATATAAAAGAWLVVNLPVMIKAPDGWAKFYTFSQERGVDFGSFWLIISQRSGEPLDDANIYAAALMVLGCLGIGALALTAPRRPRFAQLAFLVVALFIVTNKVYSPQYVLWLIPLAALARPRWRDFLIWQFCEVAYYMGIWLYLAYTNGGEDAKGLPPDGYHVAIAAHLLGTLYLCAVVVRDIVMPDRDPVRRLGDDDPGGGVLDRARDVRVLAEAGHGRHAAGVVGAPGVPGVAGGPGAPGAGGAPGAMRVRWGAEGSAKAGRVSPIE; the protein is encoded by the coding sequence ATGACGAGCGTGGACCACGACCCGGCCCGGCGGCCGGCCGCCGCCCCGGCGCCGGACGAGCCGCCCGTCGCCCCCACCCGGCACGACGAGATCGCCGCCCGCGGCAGCGAGGTCCTCGGCGGCCCGCTCGGGCGCCGGGCGCTGCTCGGCGGCTCCTGGTGGACTCCGGTGCGGGTGATTGCGCTCGTGGCGATCGGGATGTTCGCGCTCGGCATGGTGCAGAAGTACCCGTGCTACGACGGCGCCTGGTTCTCCGGTGCCAACGCCCAGTACACCCGCGCCTGCTACTCCGACATCCCGCACCTCTACCAGGGCCGCGGCTTCGCCGACGACCTCACGCCGTACTTCGACCGCATCCCGCCGGAGGCGTCCGGCGGCATGGAGTTCCTTGAGTACCCGGTCCTGACCGGGCTGTTCATGGAGGTCGCCTCCTGGCTCACCCCCGGCGGCGACGACCTCGTGCACCGCGAGCAGGTCTACTGGCTCGTCAACGCCGGCATGCTGATGATCTGCGTCGCGATCGTGGCCGTCTGCGTCGCCCGTACGCACCGCCGCCGGCCCTGGGACGCGCTCCTCGTCGCCCTCGCCCCCGCGCTCGCGCTCACCGCGACGATCAACTGGGACCTGCTCGCCGTCGCCCTCACCGCCGCCGCGATGCTCGCCTGGTCCCGCAGCCGCCCCGTCGCCGCCGGCGTGCTCCTCGGCCTCGCCACCGCCGCCAAGCTGTACCCGGTTCTGCTGCTGTGGCCGCTGCTGCTGCTCTGTCTGCGCGCCGGGCGGCTACGGCAGTTCGCCACCGCGACCGCCGCCGCGGCCGGCGCCTGGCTCGTCGTCAACCTGCCCGTGATGATCAAGGCGCCGGACGGCTGGGCGAAGTTCTACACCTTCAGCCAGGAGCGGGGCGTCGACTTCGGCTCGTTCTGGCTGATCATCTCCCAGCGGTCCGGCGAGCCCCTGGACGACGCCAACATCTACGCCGCCGCCCTGATGGTCCTCGGCTGCCTCGGCATCGGCGCCCTCGCGCTCACCGCGCCGCGCCGCCCGCGCTTCGCGCAGCTCGCGTTCCTGGTCGTGGCGCTGTTCATCGTCACCAACAAGGTCTATTCGCCGCAGTACGTGCTGTGGCTCATCCCGCTCGCCGCACTGGCCCGGCCGCGCTGGCGCGACTTCCTCATCTGGCAGTTCTGTGAGGTCGCGTACTACATGGGCATCTGGCTCTACCTCGCTTACACCAACGGCGGCGAGGATGCCAAGGGCCTGCCCCCGGACGGCTACCACGTGGCCATCGCCGCGCATCTGCTGGGCACGCTGTACCTGTGCGCGGTGGTCGTACGGGACATCGTGATGCCGGACCGCGATCCCGTACGCCGCCTCGGCGACGACGACCCCGGCGGCGGCGTCCTGGACCGGGCCCGGGACGTGCGGGTGCTGGCCGAGGCCGGCCACGGGCGGCACGCGGCGGGCGTCGTGGGTGCCCCGGGCGTTCCGGGCGTCGCGGGCGGGCCGGGCGCCCCGGGAGCAGGCGGAGCGCCGGGGGCGATGCGCGTGCGATGGGGAGCGGAAGGTAGCGCGAAGGCGGGCCGGGTGTCCCCCATCGAGTGA